In Erigeron canadensis isolate Cc75 chromosome 7, C_canadensis_v1, whole genome shotgun sequence, one DNA window encodes the following:
- the LOC122608872 gene encoding uncharacterized protein LOC122608872 produces MALLPSFFILQSGSRYLNLTQNIPAGLPSGFLKFDGEQVWSPRVKFAAEPAKTGDGRFVHIRSLYNNKYLVKNQIEKKSWIVASGKKPEEDTSKDSCTLFEPYSLADDGPTSVRLRQVQTQNSLTLTASSSEGDPQQQGLVASPTSNGSVFSVIDRESLVVLPSKIAFKSNDYYLQSMLIEGHGYQRFDPGLHNAEPRVAKELIPAADGKYRIRDEYWNQFLTRHGSWVWADSPDTNLSSDTMFSFVHIENNIFGLRSSGNNAFCGRVTKEGKTNCLSAEFSTLANPARLIVEERVLKREIVNIKYRLSDIRPYDQNPLELDTQTTTNLLTDTETTSTLSFQETKSRTTSWTNSQTIDFGVSVSMSVEAIPFISEVGIELESNFTSTYNWGETKTETETTGVSHSVTVPPLKTYMVSLMATTGVCEVPFSYTQRDLLPTGGWQEYEKDDGVFTGINSYNFHFDQVEINVDE; encoded by the coding sequence ATGGCATTGCTCCCAAGTTTTTTCATTCTTCAATCCGGTTCGAGATACTTGAACCTAACCCAAAATATCCCGGCCGGCCTGCCATCAGGGTTCCTAAAATTCGACGGAGAACAAGTATGGAGTCCGAGGGTGAAGTTCGCAGCGGAGCCTGCAAAAACTGGAGATGGCCGATTTGTTCACATAAGGTCGTTATACAACAACAAGTATTTGGTGAAGAATCAAATCGAGAAAAAATCGTGGATTGTTGCATCAGGAAAAAAACCAGAGGAAGACACCTCAAAAGACTCATGCACCTTGTTTGAGCCTTATTCCCTGGCAGATGATGGGCCAACAAGCGTCCGCCTACGCCAAGTTCAGACCCAAAACTCTCTAACCCTCACGGCGTCAAGCTCAGAAGGTGATCCCCAGCAGCAAGGGTTGGTAGCATCCCCAACTAGCAATGGATCCGTTTTTAGTGTAATTGACCGGGAGAGTCTAGTGGTGCTTCCATCTAAAATAGCATTTAAATCTAATGATTATTACCTCCAGTCCATGCTCATTGAGGGACACGGATATCAGAGGTTCGACCCTGGATTGCATAACGCAGAGCCAAGGGTGGCTAAGGAGCTTATCCCTGCGGCTGACGGAAAGTATCGTATCAGGGATGAGTACTGGAACCAGTTTTTAACGCGTCACGGATCCTGGGTATGGGCCGACTCCCCAGACACCAACCTTTCTTCAGACACCATGTTTTCCTTTGTCCACATAGAGAACAACATCTTCGGCCTTCGCAGTTCGGGCAACAACGCCTTCTGCGGTCGGGTCACCAAGGAAGGAAAAACCAACTGTTTAAGCGCCGAATTTTCTACCTTGGCAAACCCTGCAAGGCTCATTGTGGAGGAGCGTGTCCTTAAACGAGAGATCGTCAATATCAAATACCGGCTGTCCGACATAAGACCTTATGATCAGAACCCACTAGAACTCGACACTCAAACCACAACCAACCTCTTGACTGATACAGAAACCACATCTACCCTATCGTTTCAAGAAACTAAATCCAGGACCACTTCCTGGACTAACAGTCAAACAATAGATTTCGGGGTATCGGTGTCAATGTCAGTCGAGGCTATACCATTTATTTCCGAGGTGGGGATCGAGTTGGAAAGTAATTTTACGAGCACATACAATTGGGGAGAGACCAAAACAGAAACGGAGACAACAGGGGTGAGTCACAGTGTTACGGTTCCACCTTTAAAGACATACATGGTGTCATTAATGGCTACAACCGGTGTTTGCGAAGTTCCGTTCTCCTACACTCAGCGTGATCTTCTTCCAACAGGTGGCTGGCAAGAATATGAAAAGGATGACGGCGTCTTCACTGGCATCAACAGCTATAACTTTCATTTTGATCAGGTGGAAATAAATGTCGATGAGTAA
- the LOC122608873 gene encoding uncharacterized protein LOC122608873 gives MALLPSFFILQSGTRYLNLTQNIPASLPSGFLKFDEEQIWSPRVKFAAEPAKTGDGRFVHIRSLYNNKYLVKKQIDGTKSWIIASAKEPEEDTSKDSCTLFEAYSLKDDQPTSIRLRQVQTQNSVTLTASSSEGDAQQQGLQLASSSSSTGSVFSVIDRESLVVLPSKIAFKSNEYYLQSKLIEGHGYQRFDPGLNIAEPTVAKELIPAADGNYRIRDEYWNQFLTRHGTWIWADSPDTNLSVDTKFSFVNIENNIFGLRSLGNNNFCGPFTDAGKTNCLNARYPTLTNSARLIVEERVLKREIFNLEYQLSGVKPYDEKPMSVKSMIVNNETDTETIDTLSYPLDKSRTTSWNNSQTINLGVSVSMSVTVVPFIFEGDIKLHTEFSSTQEWGETTTVEDVRKSEHKVTVPPHKTYRMTLMTTLGKCDVPFSYTQRDLSTTGEWVETRKDDGLFTGVNNYNFYYEVVDITE, from the coding sequence ATGGCATTGCTCCCAAGTTTTTTCATTCTTCAATCCGGTACGAGATACTTGAACCTAACCCAGAATATCCCGGCCAGCCTACCATCAGGGTTCCTTAAATTCGACGAAGAACAAATATGGAGTCCAAGGGTGAAGTTCGCGGCAGAGCCTGCAAAAACTGGAGATGGCCGATTTGTTCACATAAGGTCGTTATACAATAACAAGTACTTGGTGAAGAAACAAATCGATGGTACAAAATCTTGGATTATTGCATCTGCCAAAGAACCAGAGGAAGACACCTCAAAAGACTCATGCACCTTGTTTGAGGCTTATTCCCTGAAAGATGATCAGCCAACAAGCATCCGCCTACGCCAAGTTCAGACCCAAAACTCTGTAACCCTCACGGCGTCAAGCTCAGAAGGTGATGCCCAGCAGCAAGGGTTGCAGCTAGCATCCTCAAGTAGTAGTACTGGATCCGTTTTTAGTGTAATTGATCGGGAGAGTCTAGTGGTGCTTCCATCTAAAATAGCATTTAAATCTAATGAATATTACCTCCAATCCAAGCTCATTGAGGGACACGGATATCAGAGGTTCGACCCTGGATTGAATATCGCAGAGCCAACGGTGGCTAAGGAGCTTATCCCTGCGGCTGACGGAAACTATCGTATCAGGGATGAGTACTGGAACCAGTTTTTAACGCGTCACGGAACCTGGATATGGGCCGACTCCCCAGACACCAACCTTTCTGTAGACACCAAGTTTTCCTTTGTCAACATAGAGAACAACATCTTCGGCCTTCGCAGTTTGGGCAACAACAACTTTTGTGGCCCATTCACCGATGCAGGAAAAACCAACTGTTTAAACGCCCGTTATCCGACCTTGACAAACTCTGCAAGGCTCATTGTGGAGGAGCGTGTCCTTAAACGAGAGATCTTCAATCTCGAGTACCAGCTCTCCGGCGTAAAACCTTATGATGAGAAACCAATGTCAGTTAAATCAATGATTGTAAACAACGAAACTGACACGGAAACCATAGACACCCTCAGCTATCCTTTAGATAAGTCTAGAACCACTTCCTGGAATAACAGCCAGACAATAAATCTTGGTGTATCAGTGTCAATGTCAGTCACTGTTGTACCATTTATTTTTGAGGGGGACATCAAGTTGCATACTGAGTTTTCTAGTACGCAGGAGTGGGGAGAGACcacaacagtggaggatgtaaGAAAGTCGGAACACAAAGTTACTGTTCCACCACACAAGACATACAGGATGACATTGATGACTACCTTGGGTAAGTGCGACGTTCCGTTCTCTTACACCCAGCGTGATCTTTCTACTACAGGCGAATGGGTTGAAACTAGAAAGGATGACGGCCTTTTCACTGGCGTCAACaactataacttttattatGAGGTTGTCGATATAACAGAATAG
- the LOC122608874 gene encoding variant-silencing SET domain-containing protein-like — MYEITRHSEEFDNGLTEFMKVAEENRKKNCREKICCPCKSCQNLNWFCDAIQVSAHIISNGFMRDYVCWYMHGEKIVGENSSVSLFNRVNSDENDVLYNNNNGNNDNGDDNNIGDNDNGENIDNMFNDVEGDIDEHDHDEFQQLLADLKTKVYDGCKYSKFSAVTELLNLKADYGWSDTGFTKLLEFINNLLPTGNKLPKTTYRAKKLICPMWLIKKRIHACPNDCMLYRNENKDLHKCKECGASRYKRNKEINLNDDVTKNGPPAKVLWYLPIIPRLKRLFANAKHAKLLRWHEDERKKDGMIRHVADSPQWRHINNKNPEFESEIRNIRFGLSSDGINPFGDMSSQHSSDGINPFGDMSSQHSSDGINPFGDMSSQHSIYFS; from the coding sequence ATGTATGAGATAACAAGGCATTCTGAAGAGTTTGATAATGGATTGACTGAATTTATGAAAGTTGCTGAAGAGAATCGGAAGAAGAATTGTAGAGAAAAAATTTGTTGTCCTTGTAAAAgttgtcaaaatttaaattggTTTTGTGATGCTATACAAGTTAGTGCACATATTATAAGTAATGGGTTTATGAGAGACTATGTTTGTTGGTATATGCATGGAGAAAAAATTGTCGGGGAAAATTCTAGTGTTTCTTTATTTAATCGGGTTAATAGTGATGAAAACGATGTTTTGTACAATAATAACAATGGTAATAATGACAATGGTGATGATAACAATATTGGTGATAATGACAATGGTGAAAATATAGataatatgtttaatgatgTGGAGGGTGATATTGATGAACATGATCACGATGAATTTCAACAACTGTTAGCtgatttaaaaacaaaagtgtatGACGGTTGTAAATATTCCAAGTTTTCTGCTGTGACGGAATTGTTAAACTTAAAAGCGGATTATGGATGGAGTGATACAGGTTTTACAAAACTTTTGGAGTTCATTAATAACTTGCTCCCTACAGGCAATAAGTTGCCAAAAACAACATACCGTGCCAAAAAGTTGATTTGTCCGATGTggttgataaaaaaaagaatacatGCATGTCCAAATGATTGTATGTTGTATAGAAACGAAAACAAAGATTTGCACAAATGCAAAGAATGTGGTGCATCACGGTATAAGCGAAACAAAGAAATCAATCTTAACGATGATGTCACAAAGAATGGCCCCCCTGCTAAAGTTTTATGGTATTTGCCCATCATACCAAGACTAAAACGGTTATTTGCTAATGCCAAACATGCAAAGTTGTTAAGGTGGCACGAGGATGAGCGTAAAAAGGATGGAATGATAAGACACGTAGCTGATTCTCCCCAATGGAGgcatattaataacaaaaatccTGAATTTGAATCCGAGATTAGAAATATCCGTTTTGGTCTTAGTTCAGATGGGATTAATCCGTTTGGAGACATGAGTAGTCAACATAGTTCAGATGGGATTAATCCGTTTGGAGACATGAGTAGTCAACATAGTTCAGATGGGATTAATCCGTTTGGAGACATGAGTAGTCAACATAGCATATACTTCTCTTGA
- the LOC122608200 gene encoding phospholipase A1-IIdelta-like: MDSKTYDELHGSNNWSGLLDPLDLDLRTLVIGYGDLASAAERAFNNDQGSKYNGYCHYGKSSFFKGAMLPWADSKYQVTSFIYATSSNLLNNNPDEPGSDQLDSNWMGYIAVSNNEFSKSIGRREICMVWRGTVTTYEWIDDIVGAKPVPADPLLPSTNTTTNADEGLTGTATPQVMGGWLMMYNTSDPNSKFNKSSARIQLSERIKELLATYKDEKVSIVCAGHSLGACLAVLSAVDIARNIVTPDIHVSAFIFACPQVGNQAFKDKIEELPNLNILRVKNDPDIIPFWPSKITKWIDDNHWVSIPSELLVYIDVGIEILIDTKKSPYLKDESRLNGMLHPLVFHNLQGMLHILSGWNGMDGEFDWSLMKRGLGWVNMSTDFLKKEFEIPVNWWGEKNSGMVLNENGDWVLSPLDPNDHDIPV, translated from the exons ATGGACTCAAAAACATATGATGAGCTCCATGGAAGCAACAATTGGAGTGGCCTTCTTGACCCTTTAGACCTCGACCTGCGCACTCTCGTTATTGGCTACGGTGACCTTGCATCCGCTGCAGAACGCGCTTTTAATAACGATCAAGGATCCAAGTACAATGGCTATTGCCATTACGGAAAAAGCTCGTTCTTCAAAGGAGCCATGCTCCCTTGGGCTGATTCTAAGTACCAAGTCACTTCTTTCATTTATGCCACCTCTAGTAATTTACTCAATAATAACCCTGATGAACCAGGAAGTGATCAATTGGATTCAAACTGGATGGGTTACATAGCGGTATCTAACAATGAGTTCAGTAAGTCCATTGGCCGACGTGAAATATGTATGGTGTGGCGTGGGACGGTCACGACTTATGAGTGGATAGATGATATTGTGGGTGCAAAGCCAGTACCAGCTGACCCATTGCTCCCTAGTACAAACACTACTACTAATGCAGATGAAGGGCTCACAG GTACAGCTACACCACAAGTTATGGGTGGATGGCTTATGATGTACAATACAAGTGACCCAAACTCAAAGTTTAACAAATCAAGTGCCAGAATTCAACTCTCCGAACGAATCAAAGAATTACTCGCTACGTACAAGGACGAGAAAGTAAGCATAGTATGTGCAGGACATAGTCTTGGTGCCTGTTTAGCAGTTTTATCGGCTGTCGACATTGCTAGAAATATCGTGACACCTGATATCCACGTGTCGGCTTTCATTTTTGCCTGTCCACAAGTCGGGAATCAAGCATTTAAAGACAAAATCGAAGAACTGCCTAATCTTAACATACTAAGGGTAAAGAATGATCCAGACATTATTCCATTTTGGCCAAGTAAGATAACTAAATGGATTGATGATAACCATTGGGTGAGTATACCAAGTGAATTGCTAGTGTATATTGATGTTGGTATCGAGATTTTAATCGACACCAAAAAATCGCCATACTTGAAAGATGAAAGCCGGTTGAATGGCATGCTTCATCCATTGGTTTTTCATAACTTGCAAGGTATGTTGCATATTTTAAGTGGTTGGAATGGGATGGATGGTGAGTTTGATTGGAGTTTAATGAAGAGAGGTTTAGGATGGGTGAATATGTCAActgattttttgaaaaaagagtttgaaatacCAGTGAATTGGTGGGGTGAGAAAAACAGTGGAATGGTGCTTAATGAAAATGGTGATTGGGTTTTATCACCATTGGATCCTAATGATCATGATATACCGGTGTAA